The following coding sequences are from one Virgibacillus necropolis window:
- the comGD gene encoding competence type IV pilus minor pilin ComGD yields MQNKNGFTLIEILFVMGVLSLLLLLSAPIKVSILDNQKEEQFLTTLENDLLYMQSISYLSTDNIIMTFETNNYFVSSGHGSKVLLRRSIPDEWKFDLRTFQEEGSISFNANGTIRKPGNLLLTTNKSSYKIVFPLGKGRCYIEKL; encoded by the coding sequence ATGCAAAATAAAAACGGCTTCACACTAATTGAGATATTATTTGTTATGGGTGTTCTTTCACTATTACTTTTGCTGAGTGCACCCATAAAAGTTTCCATTTTAGATAACCAAAAGGAAGAGCAATTTTTAACCACACTTGAAAACGATCTTTTGTATATGCAAAGTATTTCGTACTTATCAACAGACAACATCATTATGACATTTGAGACAAACAACTATTTCGTCTCAAGTGGGCACGGAAGTAAGGTATTACTTCGTCGTAGCATCCCAGACGAGTGGAAGTTTGATTTACGTACTTTTCAAGAGGAAGGTTCCATTTCCTTTAACGCAAATGGAACGATTCGAAAACCTGGAAACTTACTTTTAACAACAAACAAATCATCGTATAAAATTGTCTTCCCATTAGGAAAGGGAAGGTGTTATATTGAAAAACTCTAA
- the comGC gene encoding competence type IV pilus major pilin ComGC, whose amino-acid sequence MFKNQKGFTLIEMLIVLMIISVLIILIVPNLSDKSKDVYAKGCGALAAVVQTQVESYYLDKGSYPASLEILQSENYINTEQKTCKNGKALGYNPTDGTVTEP is encoded by the coding sequence ATGTTTAAAAATCAAAAAGGTTTCACATTGATAGAAATGTTAATTGTCCTTATGATCATATCTGTTTTGATCATATTAATTGTTCCAAACTTAAGTGATAAAAGTAAGGACGTTTATGCAAAAGGTTGTGGAGCATTAGCTGCGGTTGTACAGACTCAGGTAGAATCGTATTACTTGGATAAGGGATCCTACCCTGCTTCACTTGAAATCTTGCAATCAGAAAACTATATAAACACGGAGCAAAAGACATGTAAAAACGGTAAAGCTTTAGGCTATAATCCAACTGATGGAACTGTAACAGAACCATAA
- the comGB gene encoding competence type IV pilus assembly protein ComGB: MDLFQKKFLIPSRRIKLKKETQLLYLSRLLRLLKNGYSLLDALDVMKWDNQMVEPTTIIVHALKNGNTLDEAFEQASFNQTITTYLYFVRVNGDIQASLEKCTEMFQQRIEFTAKFQQTIRYPLVLLVIFSILLYFVKNSILPSFSNLFSANNETSSTISLSLAIIDMFGTFIWISIISVFISLLIWKFIRHKISIQDQIKLYQRIPIYRNYKRIQTSFLFATHFSSLLKTGISIKDILTIMSNQKQLPILSYYSILMMNELNRGHHISYLLSQSFLLEKQIAHIFQKNADIHALEKDLKIYAGIITEELNHKVTKAITYIQPVFFVLLAGFIVLIYTTLMWPMFQLIKTI; this comes from the coding sequence ATGGATTTATTTCAAAAGAAATTTTTAATTCCATCTAGACGCATCAAGTTAAAGAAAGAAACCCAATTGTTATACCTGTCCCGACTTTTAAGGCTATTAAAAAATGGCTATAGTTTACTTGATGCACTAGATGTTATGAAATGGGATAACCAAATGGTTGAACCCACTACAATCATTGTTCACGCGCTTAAGAATGGTAATACGTTAGATGAAGCATTTGAACAAGCTTCCTTTAATCAAACAATCACTACCTACTTATATTTTGTTCGCGTGAATGGTGATATCCAAGCAAGTTTAGAAAAGTGTACGGAAATGTTCCAGCAAAGAATTGAATTCACTGCTAAGTTCCAACAAACCATTCGATATCCCCTGGTTCTTCTCGTCATCTTTTCTATCCTGCTATACTTTGTTAAAAATTCTATTCTACCTTCATTTTCCAACTTATTTTCCGCCAACAATGAAACATCTTCTACCATATCATTATCCCTAGCGATAATTGATATGTTTGGAACATTCATTTGGATAAGCATTATCAGCGTGTTTATTTCGCTACTGATATGGAAATTTATTCGGCATAAAATTAGCATTCAAGACCAAATCAAACTATATCAACGCATCCCAATTTACCGAAATTACAAACGGATCCAAACCTCTTTCTTGTTCGCGACCCACTTTAGCTCCTTGTTAAAAACTGGCATATCCATTAAAGACATTTTAACCATCATGTCTAACCAAAAACAACTTCCTATTCTTTCGTATTATTCCATTTTAATGATGAATGAGTTAAACAGGGGTCATCATATTAGCTATTTACTATCCCAATCATTCTTATTGGAAAAACAAATCGCACATATTTTTCAAAAAAATGCTGATATACATGCACTAGAAAAGGATTTAAAGATTTACGCAGGGATTATAACGGAGGAGCTTAATCACAAAGTCACGAAAGCCATTACCTATATACAGCCAGTATTTTTTGTTTTATTAGCTGGTTTTATTGTATTAATTTATACCACATTAATGTGGCCTATGTTTCAGCTTATTAAAACAATTTAA
- the comGA gene encoding competence type IV pilus ATPase ComGA — MNSAANLSEKLLLASFDAFASDIHFYPYPNHTDIYFRIHGKRVFHRTIHVTHYQLLLTYYKFTSGMDIGEIRKPQNGIITYSVQSQHYALRLSTLPVNHMESLAIRILPQDEILTLEQLFLFPYQLKKLREWIKNRSGIILFTGPTGSGKTTTLYALLQTILAEESYQTITLEDPVEKEISNILQVQVNEKAGITYQAGLKAALRHDPDIIMVGEIRDKETAKFAFDASLTGHLVLSTLHAKNAEGTIHRLLEMGLKVTDLQQSLIAVAALQLVPIQVDKSISRRAAILELLDGTILNRAIQGEDVNKLSTFQTFDNLRRKAYMYGFISKEIFNSI; from the coding sequence TTGAACTCCGCAGCTAACCTCTCAGAAAAACTGCTATTAGCTTCTTTTGATGCTTTTGCATCAGACATTCATTTCTACCCATATCCAAACCATACCGATATTTACTTCCGAATCCATGGTAAACGAGTTTTTCATCGAACCATACATGTAACACACTATCAGTTGTTACTCACTTACTATAAGTTTACATCTGGAATGGATATTGGTGAAATACGCAAACCGCAAAATGGAATTATTACGTATAGTGTTCAATCACAGCATTATGCACTTCGGTTATCTACTCTTCCTGTTAACCATATGGAAAGCCTCGCAATTAGAATTTTACCACAAGATGAAATTCTAACCCTAGAACAACTTTTTCTTTTTCCTTACCAACTTAAAAAGTTAAGAGAATGGATTAAAAACCGTTCAGGGATCATCCTATTCACTGGCCCAACCGGAAGTGGAAAAACAACCACATTATACGCATTACTTCAAACAATCCTTGCAGAAGAATCTTATCAAACCATCACATTAGAAGACCCAGTTGAAAAAGAAATTTCGAATATCTTACAAGTACAAGTAAACGAAAAAGCTGGGATTACCTATCAGGCTGGATTAAAGGCCGCATTAAGACATGATCCAGATATTATAATGGTTGGAGAGATTCGAGACAAGGAAACTGCCAAATTTGCGTTTGATGCATCACTCACTGGCCATTTGGTTTTAAGTACGTTGCACGCCAAAAATGCGGAAGGTACGATCCACCGGTTACTTGAAATGGGATTAAAGGTAACCGATTTACAACAATCACTTATTGCAGTTGCCGCATTACAGCTAGTGCCTATTCAAGTGGATAAATCAATTTCAAGGAGGGCAGCAATTCTAGAATTATTAGACGGTACCATACTCAATCGTGCTATACAAGGAGAAGACGTGAACAAACTATCCACGTTCCAAACCTTTGATAATTTAAGGAGGAAGGCATATATGTATGGATTTATTTCAAAAGAAATTTTTAATTCCATCTAG
- a CDS encoding shikimate kinase, producing the protein MKNIYLIGFMGSGKSSVGKSLCILLDCDYVDTDTVVEEKNNKTIVDIFASEGENAFRIYESKVLREVPFENCVVSTGGGIIENEKNVEQMKNTGIIVYLETSFSKIDERLKMDLSRPLWNQNKQKKKELFEKRIDLYRSCANVTVKTDDKSYHDVAAEVVSYIVGE; encoded by the coding sequence ATGAAAAATATCTATTTAATTGGCTTTATGGGAAGTGGCAAGAGCTCTGTAGGGAAAAGTTTATGTATCCTTTTGGACTGCGATTATGTAGATACTGATACTGTAGTTGAAGAAAAGAATAATAAAACAATCGTTGATATTTTTGCGAGCGAAGGAGAAAACGCCTTTCGTATATATGAATCAAAGGTATTACGGGAAGTGCCTTTTGAAAATTGTGTTGTTTCTACTGGTGGTGGCATTATAGAGAATGAAAAAAATGTCGAACAAATGAAAAACACAGGTATTATCGTATATTTAGAAACCTCCTTTTCTAAAATTGATGAGCGGCTGAAAATGGATCTATCGAGACCATTATGGAATCAAAACAAGCAAAAAAAGAAAGAACTATTTGAAAAACGTATAGATTTGTATCGTAGCTGTGCGAATGTGACGGTGAAGACAGACGATAAATCATATCATGACGTTGCTGCTGAGGTTGTAAGTTACATAGTAGGGGAATAA
- a CDS encoding YqzE family protein — protein sequence MSGNDYIKYLTGRIITYLDLSSDEKKERKQKHKKSQHALSNRWLGMVPFAMKMFWRKAN from the coding sequence ATGAGTGGAAATGATTATATTAAATATCTAACAGGTCGAATTATTACTTATTTAGACTTATCATCCGATGAGAAAAAAGAGCGGAAGCAAAAGCATAAAAAGTCTCAACATGCACTATCAAATCGATGGTTAGGGATGGTCCCTTTTGCAATGAAAATGTTTTGGAGGAAAGCGAATTAG
- a CDS encoding YqhG family protein: MAIENLNTFLYDYFTAHHCHIQNNHDGVLEVKLTEEIDKALMNRPFYWHYIKNMGREGETTTLTLITNPDKRDGKGDWIHFGSPRLQQILKNLVDHERYTRLFQSDQSTKKTALYPWLVVNIKISYQGKQNKDEIVSLGLHLINGLMYKDMMDLLQNITLKPAIDDYCYTIAPIIKMESGFHRIENVLDDYINNQSHQWADESLQTLEDETGLIKHFYTSSADDEANNEHMQREIDDMKERYTPKVNYKVINGGIFYLTEDFHS, from the coding sequence ATGGCAATTGAGAACTTAAACACGTTCTTATATGATTACTTCACTGCCCATCATTGTCATATACAAAACAATCATGATGGTGTATTAGAAGTTAAGCTAACAGAAGAAATTGATAAGGCATTAATGAATAGACCTTTTTATTGGCATTATATAAAAAACATGGGAAGAGAAGGCGAAACAACTACCCTTACCCTAATTACAAACCCTGATAAGCGTGATGGTAAAGGAGACTGGATTCATTTTGGAAGCCCGCGTTTACAGCAAATTCTAAAAAACCTTGTAGATCATGAACGCTATACAAGGCTTTTTCAATCTGATCAATCAACCAAAAAAACTGCATTATATCCGTGGCTAGTTGTTAATATAAAAATTAGTTATCAAGGCAAACAAAATAAGGATGAGATTGTATCGCTGGGTCTACATCTAATCAATGGACTGATGTATAAAGACATGATGGACTTGTTACAAAACATCACGCTCAAACCTGCTATTGACGACTATTGTTATACCATTGCACCAATCATTAAGATGGAAAGTGGTTTTCATCGAATAGAAAATGTGCTAGATGATTATATTAACAATCAATCACACCAATGGGCAGACGAATCATTACAAACCCTTGAAGACGAAACAGGTTTAATAAAGCACTTCTATACAAGTAGTGCAGACGATGAGGCAAATAATGAACACATGCAAAGAGAAATTGATGATATGAAGGAACGCTATACACCAAAAGTTAACTATAAAGTAATTAATGGAGGAATTTTCTATCTAACGGAGGATTTTCATTCATAA
- a CDS encoding DEAD/DEAH box helicase — protein MNSIHIEKDNTFINDFSNTFEQNGPFSTWELFQMSYQAELTTMTPTFNELRSLKYVPHVNFLPHQLDCAKQVIEQMNGRAILADEVGLGKTIEAGLILKEYMVRGLIQKVLILVPASLVNQWVLELQEKFYIPAVSFRKNYAWDQCDVIVSSIDTAKRDQHRDQISELNFDFILIDEAHKLKNHKTQNYEFVRSLKKKYCLLLTATPVQNKLSDIFNLVSILKPGYLGNYEEFLKRYGTDRKKIKEDKYLKQLIQQVMVRNTRINTELNTVKRHIDTIWIPFSDEERAVYDELNNLSAQLPGLTKITLQRELCSSREACYLSMKKMQEKSPEVTGFEPILSKIEQLPNHSKAQKLVELVKNIGDEKVIIFTEYRSTQLFLQWTLQQHGITSVPFRGGFKRGKKDWMKQLFQNHAQVLIATEAGGEGINLQFCHHLINYDLPWNPMRLEQRIGRIHRYGQENDVFIYNLAIKETVEEHIMSLLYEKINLFERVIGNLDAILAELNIKDMEKEIQTIFAESSSEGETRIKLNNLTSIIESTSDCTESEEQQYGN, from the coding sequence ATGAACTCTATCCATATCGAAAAAGATAACACGTTTATTAATGACTTTAGTAATACATTTGAACAAAATGGTCCATTTTCCACCTGGGAGCTATTCCAAATGTCTTATCAGGCGGAACTAACAACAATGACGCCAACATTTAACGAATTACGTTCACTTAAGTATGTACCACATGTGAATTTTCTTCCCCACCAGCTTGATTGCGCCAAACAAGTTATTGAACAAATGAACGGAAGGGCAATATTAGCTGATGAGGTTGGGTTAGGAAAAACGATTGAGGCTGGCCTGATTCTAAAAGAATACATGGTACGTGGCTTAATTCAAAAGGTCCTCATTCTTGTTCCAGCATCACTAGTAAATCAGTGGGTCTTAGAGCTACAAGAAAAATTTTATATCCCAGCTGTATCGTTTCGGAAAAATTATGCATGGGATCAATGCGACGTTATCGTATCCTCCATCGATACTGCAAAACGAGATCAACATCGTGATCAAATTTCTGAACTAAATTTTGACTTCATTTTAATAGATGAAGCCCATAAATTAAAGAACCATAAAACGCAAAACTATGAATTTGTCAGGTCTCTAAAGAAAAAATATTGTCTTTTGTTAACTGCTACTCCTGTACAAAATAAACTATCCGATATTTTTAACTTGGTTTCTATATTAAAACCAGGTTACTTGGGAAATTATGAAGAGTTTTTAAAACGTTATGGTACAGATCGAAAAAAAATTAAAGAGGATAAGTATTTAAAGCAGTTAATACAACAAGTAATGGTGAGAAATACCCGAATAAACACAGAATTAAATACAGTTAAACGCCATATCGATACTATTTGGATTCCTTTTTCAGACGAAGAACGAGCTGTATATGATGAATTAAATAATTTATCTGCTCAATTACCAGGATTAACGAAAATAACATTACAAAGAGAATTGTGTTCCTCAAGAGAAGCTTGTTATTTATCGATGAAAAAGATGCAAGAAAAGTCACCTGAAGTAACTGGATTTGAGCCAATTCTTTCGAAAATCGAACAATTACCAAACCATAGTAAGGCACAAAAATTAGTTGAGCTTGTGAAAAATATTGGGGATGAAAAAGTTATTATTTTCACAGAATATCGTTCGACCCAACTATTTTTACAGTGGACATTGCAGCAACATGGTATAACGTCTGTTCCATTTAGAGGCGGATTTAAACGTGGAAAAAAAGACTGGATGAAACAGTTATTTCAAAACCATGCTCAAGTGTTAATTGCAACAGAAGCTGGTGGTGAAGGGATTAACCTGCAATTTTGCCATCACTTAATTAACTATGACTTACCTTGGAATCCTATGCGACTTGAGCAACGTATCGGAAGAATTCATCGATATGGTCAAGAAAATGATGTATTCATTTACAACTTAGCAATTAAAGAAACTGTAGAAGAACATATTATGAGTTTGTTATATGAAAAAATTAATTTATTTGAACGTGTCATTGGAAATTTGGACGCTATTCTTGCTGAGTTAAACATTAAGGACATGGAAAAGGAAATACAGACTATCTTTGCAGAATCATCCTCAGAAGGTGAAACGAGAATCAAACTAAATAATCTCACCTCCATTATTGAAAGTACTTCAGACTGCACAGAAAGCGAGGAACAGCAATATGGCAATTGA
- the gcvT gene encoding glycine cleavage system aminomethyltransferase GcvT, with product MSELKRTPIFPEYEESGAKTVDFGGWDLPVQFSGIKHEHEVTRTKAGLFDVSHMGEIIVQGEHSLDFLQRVLTNDVSKLTPKRAQYTILCYENGGTVDDLIVYMLEENNYLLVVNAANTEKDFAWLNEQNKENVTIDNVSKDYVQLALQGPKAESILQSVTKTNLSDIKFFRFENPVYFANIEAGAIVSRTGYTGEDGFEIYIDAASGVDLWKLLLETGKEEGIEAIGLGARDTLRFEANLALYGQELSKDITPIEAGLGFAVKVKKEADFIGKSVLKEQVENGADRKLVGIEMIDKGIPRHGYEVLIGEEEVGFVTSGTQSPTLNKNVGLVLIKSEYAEEGTEVVVQVRKRKLKAKVVKTPFYKREK from the coding sequence ATGAGTGAGTTAAAACGAACACCGATTTTTCCTGAATATGAGGAATCTGGGGCAAAAACAGTTGATTTTGGTGGATGGGATTTACCGGTTCAGTTTTCTGGAATTAAGCATGAACATGAAGTAACACGTACAAAAGCTGGTTTATTTGATGTGTCACACATGGGAGAAATTATCGTCCAGGGAGAACATAGTTTAGATTTTTTGCAGCGTGTACTAACAAATGATGTATCCAAACTAACTCCAAAACGAGCTCAATATACGATTTTGTGCTACGAAAATGGTGGTACAGTAGATGATTTAATTGTTTATATGCTTGAAGAAAACAATTATTTATTAGTTGTAAATGCAGCCAACACAGAAAAAGATTTTGCCTGGTTAAACGAACAAAATAAAGAAAATGTAACGATTGATAATGTATCGAAGGATTATGTACAGCTTGCATTACAAGGTCCAAAGGCAGAATCTATCTTACAATCTGTTACAAAAACAAATTTAAGCGATATCAAGTTTTTCCGTTTTGAAAATCCAGTTTATTTTGCAAACATTGAGGCTGGTGCAATTGTTTCTAGAACAGGGTATACCGGAGAAGACGGTTTTGAAATATACATTGATGCGGCAAGCGGCGTGGATCTATGGAAATTGCTTTTAGAAACTGGCAAAGAAGAAGGTATAGAAGCTATTGGACTTGGTGCGCGTGACACATTACGATTTGAAGCGAATTTAGCGCTATACGGCCAAGAACTTTCAAAAGATATTACACCTATTGAAGCTGGTCTAGGTTTTGCTGTTAAGGTTAAAAAAGAAGCTGACTTTATCGGTAAAAGTGTCCTCAAAGAGCAAGTAGAAAATGGTGCTGATCGGAAGCTTGTTGGTATTGAAATGATTGATAAAGGAATTCCTCGCCACGGTTATGAAGTTTTAATTGGTGAAGAAGAAGTTGGATTTGTAACATCTGGAACCCAATCCCCGACGTTAAATAAAAACGTAGGATTAGTACTAATTAAAAGTGAGTATGCAGAAGAAGGAACCGAAGTAGTCGTGCAGGTTCGAAAGCGTAAACTTAAAGCAAAAGTGGTTAAAACACCATTTTATAAACGCGAGAAATAG
- the gcvPA gene encoding aminomethyl-transferring glycine dehydrogenase subunit GcvPA has protein sequence MEFRYLPMTEADKKEMLATIGVDSTEELFSDIPKQVRLKKDLDLKVPTSEVELKKELAAMANKNANLVEYSSFLGAGVYDHYIPSVVDHVISRSEFYTAYTPYQPEISQGELQAIFEFQTMICELTGMAVANSSMYDGGTALAEAVNLSSAMTRKKKILVSKAIHPESRAVIDSYAKGPNLEIIEIDHKNGLTDLDQLASELDEDTASVVVQYPNFFGQIEPLEQINKLVSQQKKTMLITSSNPLALGYLTPPGEFGADIVVGDTQVFGIPAQFGGPHCGYFATTEKLMRKVPGRLVGQTKDEDGVRGFVLTLQAREQHIRRDKATSNICSNQALNALASSVAMSSIGKHGIKKMAKLNMQKARYAKQQLQDSGISVTTEGPFFNEIVVKLNGSVTAINEQLLEKGIVGGYDLERAYPELKGHMLVAVTEIRSKAEIDAFVKELGDING, from the coding sequence ATGGAATTTCGTTATTTACCGATGACAGAAGCGGATAAGAAAGAAATGTTAGCTACAATTGGTGTTGATTCAACCGAAGAGCTATTTTCTGACATACCGAAACAGGTTCGTTTGAAAAAAGATCTTGATTTAAAGGTACCAACAAGCGAAGTTGAGTTAAAGAAAGAATTGGCGGCTATGGCTAACAAGAATGCAAATTTAGTTGAATACAGTTCTTTCCTTGGTGCAGGAGTTTATGATCATTATATTCCATCGGTTGTAGATCATGTAATATCGCGCTCAGAATTTTACACTGCTTATACACCGTATCAACCCGAAATATCGCAAGGGGAATTACAAGCAATATTTGAATTTCAGACAATGATTTGTGAGTTGACAGGAATGGCCGTAGCGAATTCCTCCATGTATGATGGCGGAACAGCACTTGCTGAGGCTGTTAATTTAAGTTCTGCAATGACAAGAAAGAAAAAAATTCTTGTATCAAAAGCTATCCATCCAGAATCAAGAGCGGTTATTGATTCTTATGCAAAAGGACCAAATCTAGAAATAATTGAAATAGATCATAAAAATGGTTTAACGGATTTAGATCAACTAGCTAGCGAATTAGATGAAGATACTGCTAGTGTTGTTGTCCAATATCCGAACTTTTTTGGCCAAATTGAACCGTTGGAACAAATCAATAAGCTAGTTAGTCAACAAAAGAAAACAATGCTTATTACGTCTAGTAATCCACTAGCTCTAGGATACTTGACTCCTCCTGGCGAATTTGGTGCAGATATTGTTGTTGGTGATACACAGGTATTTGGAATCCCAGCACAATTCGGTGGACCACATTGTGGATATTTTGCTACAACTGAAAAGTTAATGCGCAAGGTACCCGGGCGTTTAGTAGGTCAAACGAAAGATGAAGATGGTGTACGAGGTTTCGTATTAACATTACAGGCTCGCGAACAACATATCAGACGTGATAAAGCAACATCTAATATTTGCTCAAACCAAGCGTTAAATGCATTAGCAAGTTCTGTAGCAATGAGCTCGATTGGTAAACACGGAATTAAAAAAATGGCTAAGTTAAACATGCAAAAGGCGCGTTATGCCAAACAGCAATTACAGGATTCTGGTATTTCCGTAACAACAGAAGGTCCATTTTTCAATGAAATTGTCGTGAAATTAAATGGTTCAGTAACTGCTATTAATGAGCAGCTGTTGGAAAAAGGAATTGTCGGTGGGTATGATCTAGAACGTGCATATCCAGAATTAAAGGGTCACATGTTAGTAGCGGTTACAGAAATTCGTTCAAAAGCTGAAATTGATGCTTTTGTTAAGGAACTGGGGGATATTAATGGCTAA
- the gcvPB gene encoding aminomethyl-transferring glycine dehydrogenase subunit GcvPB, producing MANENFPIIFERSKEGRTSYSLPDLDVPELDINEGLDDAYVRKNAPDLPEVSELEIMRHYTGLSRRNYGVDSGFYPLGSCTMKYNPKINEDVARMDGFSHIHPYQDPKTVQGAMEMLYDLQTSLKEITGMHEVSLQPAAGAQGEWTGLMMIRAFHEANGDTERTKVIVPDSAHGTNPASATVAGFDAVTVKSNEKGIVDLEDLKRVVGKDTAALMLTNPNTLGLFETEILDMAKIVHEAGGKLYYDGANLNAIMGYTRPGDMGFDVVHLNLHKTFTGPHGGGGPGSGPVGVSKELEPYLPKPLLVKGADGYEFEYDRPNSIGRVKPYYGNFGINLRAYTYIRTMGAEGLKKVSEYAVLNANYMMRKLEKKFDLPYQQHCKHEFVLSGKRQKKLGVRTLDIAKRLLDYGYHPPTIYFPLNVEEGMMVEPTETESKETLDGFIDTMVAIAEEVKNDPEKVQEAPHTTIVKRMDETTAARKPILRYYK from the coding sequence ATGGCTAATGAAAACTTTCCAATAATATTTGAACGTAGTAAAGAAGGACGAACTAGTTATAGTTTACCTGATTTAGATGTCCCTGAACTAGATATTAACGAAGGTTTAGATGATGCATATGTACGTAAAAATGCACCAGATTTACCGGAAGTTAGCGAGCTTGAAATAATGCGCCATTATACAGGGTTATCTAGAAGGAATTATGGAGTTGATTCAGGCTTTTATCCACTTGGTTCATGTACGATGAAATATAACCCTAAAATCAATGAAGATGTAGCGCGAATGGATGGCTTCAGTCACATTCATCCATATCAAGATCCGAAAACGGTGCAAGGTGCAATGGAAATGTTGTATGATTTGCAAACTTCTTTAAAAGAAATTACGGGTATGCATGAAGTATCCTTGCAACCTGCAGCTGGTGCCCAAGGAGAATGGACTGGATTAATGATGATCCGGGCATTCCATGAAGCAAATGGGGACACAGAAAGAACAAAAGTAATTGTTCCAGATTCCGCACATGGAACAAATCCAGCTTCTGCTACAGTAGCTGGATTTGATGCTGTAACAGTTAAATCAAATGAAAAAGGAATAGTGGATTTAGAGGATTTAAAACGTGTTGTTGGAAAAGATACTGCAGCATTAATGCTTACAAATCCAAATACACTTGGTTTATTTGAGACAGAAATTTTGGATATGGCTAAGATTGTCCATGAAGCGGGTGGAAAGCTATATTATGATGGTGCAAATTTAAATGCAATTATGGGATATACCCGTCCTGGAGACATGGGATTTGATGTTGTTCATTTAAACTTACACAAGACATTCACTGGCCCTCATGGTGGTGGCGGTCCTGGATCAGGTCCAGTTGGCGTGTCGAAAGAGCTTGAACCTTACTTACCAAAACCATTGCTTGTAAAAGGTGCAGATGGCTATGAATTCGAATATGATCGTCCTAATTCCATTGGTCGAGTAAAGCCATACTACGGTAACTTTGGTATTAACCTACGAGCTTACACGTATATTCGTACAATGGGCGCGGAAGGTCTGAAGAAAGTCAGTGAATATGCTGTATTAAATGCTAATTATATGATGCGTAAATTGGAGAAAAAGTTCGATTTACCGTATCAGCAGCATTGTAAGCATGAATTTGTTTTATCAGGAAAAAGACAGAAAAAGTTAGGCGTCCGTACATTGGATATAGCGAAGCGCTTATTAGACTATGGCTATCATCCACCAACTATATACTTCCCATTAAATGTGGAAGAGGGAATGATGGTAGAGCCTACTGAAACTGAATCTAAAGAAACGTTAGATGGTTTTATCGATACGATGGTTGCCATAGCTGAGGAAGTCAAAAATGACCCTGAAAAGGTTCAGGAGGCTCCACATACTACCATTGTAAAACGAATGGATGAGACAACAGCGGCAAGAAAACCAATTTTACGATATTATAAGTAA
- a CDS encoding LOG family protein translates to MRILTLEEFIEVFTWAQLGIHHKPCGFLILINNYDPLVSLFNHMAEQHFSYEKYHTGSCLFPPAINLIKKFYNYHHQL, encoded by the coding sequence TTGAGGATCTTGACTTTGGAAGAATTTATCGAAGTCTTTACCTGGGCGCAGTTGGGGATACATCATAAACCTTGTGGATTCTTAATATTAATCAATAATTACGATCCACTCGTATCTCTATTTAATCATATGGCGGAGCAGCATTTTTCATATGAAAAATACCATACGGGCTCTTGTTTATTCCCTCCCGCAATAAATTTAATAAAGAAATTTTATAATTATCACCACCAGCTATAA